A genomic window from Alkalihalobacillus sp. AL-G includes:
- a CDS encoding DUF3888 domain-containing protein gives MRKYFVIIIATVLIIGFTLTPSVQANNNLNDDNIELLEDTLISTLSPVISNAVDKYFGKVTQTDCDKILNIEKLQPGYKIRLRARTFEGPHNPPHYLVYLTLIKKGYSNDWIVEKITSKKLSPSKKIKCQ, from the coding sequence ATGAGAAAATACTTCGTAATCATTATAGCTACAGTTTTGATAATTGGTTTCACACTAACCCCTAGTGTCCAAGCAAATAACAATCTTAATGATGACAATATAGAATTGCTCGAAGATACTCTAATATCTACTTTGTCACCTGTTATCAGTAATGCTGTTGACAAATACTTTGGTAAAGTTACTCAGACAGACTGTGATAAAATATTGAACATTGAAAAATTACAACCAGGATACAAAATTCGATTAAGAGCAAGGACTTTTGAAGGACCACATAATCCTCCACATTATTTGGTATACTTAACCCTTATAAAAAAGGGATACAGTAATGATTGGATTGTTGAAAAGATTACCTCTAAAAAACTATCTCCAAGTAAAAAAATTAAGTGCCAGTAA
- a CDS encoding DUF3889 domain-containing protein, with the protein MKLVISIQLILCILLFENYTTSKSPNNAINRNQEVPPHAKWGQIAMQKTKEKYPKAAIIDYLHIGREKGTQYSTEKFKLWLKEEGKEFGVFVDIKFNNETEQIMDIKYMKTSK; encoded by the coding sequence ATGAAGTTAGTAATATCCATCCAGTTAATTCTTTGTATACTATTGTTTGAAAATTATACAACATCAAAAAGTCCAAACAATGCTATAAATAGAAATCAAGAAGTTCCTCCACATGCGAAATGGGGGCAAATAGCTATGCAAAAAACAAAGGAAAAATATCCAAAGGCAGCAATTATTGACTATCTTCATATTGGAAGGGAAAAAGGAACACAATACTCAACAGAAAAGTTTAAATTATGGTTGAAAGAAGAAGGCAAAGAATTTGGTGTTTTTGTTGATATTAAATTTAATAATGAAACAGAACAAATAATGGATATTAAATATATGAAAACATCTAAATAG